The following are from one region of the Chloroflexia bacterium SDU3-3 genome:
- a CDS encoding glycosyltransferase family 4 protein → MIIGIDYTAALHQGAGIGRYTRDLIGAVLEQGPQHQYRLFYAAGGLDAGGPYMAELARLCRRPGVRAAPIPLSPRRLTQLWQRLRAPLPVELFTGRLDVLHAPDFVLPPTFARTLLTVHDLSFLVHPELTVPSMVRYLSGAVPRSARRADHILADSLATQRDITSLLGAPESRMSVVYPGLAAGFGPRPAEECAEVRARLGLPERFLVFVSTLSPRKNVERLVDAFAQVVSQGRVAPDLALILIGSRGWMDEGIFAAIERAGLGERIRWLRYVGDNDLPAVYNLASAMVYPSIYEGFGLPALEALACGTPVLTADNSSLPEVVGDAAVLVDAMSVPSIAGGIERLMNDSALRARLAAQGPAQARRFTWDHAAQQVLACYEQLAQQRR, encoded by the coding sequence ATGATCATTGGTATCGACTACACGGCGGCGCTGCACCAGGGCGCGGGGATCGGGCGCTACACCCGCGACCTGATCGGCGCGGTGCTGGAGCAGGGGCCGCAGCACCAGTATCGGCTGTTCTATGCGGCGGGCGGGCTGGATGCGGGCGGGCCATACATGGCCGAGCTGGCCCGGCTGTGCCGCCGCCCGGGCGTGCGGGCCGCGCCCATACCGCTCTCGCCGCGCCGCCTGACCCAGCTGTGGCAGCGGCTGCGCGCCCCGCTGCCGGTGGAGCTGTTCACCGGGCGGCTGGATGTGCTGCACGCGCCCGACTTCGTGCTGCCGCCCACCTTCGCCCGCACCCTGCTCACCGTCCACGACCTGTCGTTCTTGGTGCACCCCGAGCTGACGGTGCCCAGCATGGTGCGCTACCTCTCCGGGGCGGTGCCGCGCTCGGCCCGCCGCGCCGACCACATCCTAGCCGACTCGCTGGCCACCCAGCGCGACATAACGAGTCTGCTGGGCGCGCCGGAGTCGCGCATGAGCGTGGTCTACCCTGGGCTGGCGGCAGGCTTCGGGCCGCGCCCCGCCGAGGAGTGCGCCGAGGTGCGCGCCCGACTGGGCCTGCCCGAGCGCTTCCTGGTGTTTGTCAGCACGCTCTCGCCGCGCAAGAATGTGGAGCGGCTGGTGGACGCCTTCGCCCAGGTGGTATCGCAGGGCCGGGTCGCGCCTGATCTGGCGCTCATCCTGATCGGCAGCCGGGGCTGGATGGATGAGGGCATCTTCGCCGCGATCGAGCGGGCTGGGCTGGGCGAGCGCATCCGCTGGCTGCGCTATGTGGGTGACAACGACCTGCCTGCGGTGTATAATTTAGCCTCGGCGATGGTGTATCCTTCGATCTATGAAGGATTCGGCCTGCCCGCGCTTGAGGCGCTGGCGTGCGGCACCCCCGTGCTCACCGCCGACAACTCGAGCCTTCCCGAGGTGGTGGGCGACGCGGCGGTGCTGGTCGATGCGATGTCGGTGCCGTCGATTGCGGGCGGGATCGAGCGCCTGATGAATGACAGCGCGCTGCGCGCCCGGCTTGCCGCCCAAGGCCCTGCCCAGGCCCGCCGCTTCACATGGGATCACGCAGCGCAACAGGTGCTGGCCTGCTATGAGCAGCTGGCACAACAGAGGAGATAA
- a CDS encoding phosphatase PAP2 family protein, producing MAQQPHMSSELLADDRASRSYAFGLLLSRIFHPVPLAIFMFLVVGIYAADSASSGIVWAIVCVLTMILPTTIFFAVRLRQGVYSDEDVSQRHQRTELYVVSISTMVLGTGVLAYLGLPRPFLALLASSLLIGLLAFGINMFWKISVHAGSVASAATVATLYSGGLGLALWLCALAVGWARVRTGNHTVMQVTMGMLLALSVITLVFRLMA from the coding sequence ATGGCCCAACAACCTCATATGTCGAGCGAACTCCTAGCGGATGACCGCGCCAGCCGAAGCTATGCGTTTGGCCTGCTGCTCTCGCGCATTTTTCACCCGGTGCCGCTGGCTATCTTCATGTTTCTTGTCGTCGGGATCTACGCCGCCGATAGCGCCTCCAGCGGCATCGTGTGGGCTATCGTGTGCGTCCTGACCATGATCCTGCCCACCACGATCTTCTTCGCCGTGCGGCTGCGCCAGGGCGTGTATAGCGACGAGGATGTGTCGCAGCGCCATCAGCGCACCGAGCTGTACGTGGTCTCGATCTCGACCATGGTGCTGGGCACCGGCGTGCTGGCCTACCTGGGCCTGCCGCGCCCGTTCCTCGCGCTGCTGGCCTCGTCGCTGCTGATCGGGCTGCTGGCCTTCGGCATCAACATGTTTTGGAAGATCAGCGTGCACGCTGGCTCGGTGGCCTCGGCGGCCACCGTGGCCACGCTCTACTCGGGCGGGCTGGGCCTGGCGCTGTGGCTGTGCGCGCTGGCGGTGGGCTGGGCCAGGGTGCGCACCGGCAACCACACCGTGATGCAGGTGACGATGGGCATGCTGCTGGCGCTCTCGGTGATCACGCTGGTGTTCCGCCTGATGGCCTAG
- a CDS encoding tagatose 1,6-diphosphate aldolase, whose product MAKVKITKGKYERLLTCSDENGVIAAAAMDQRGSLQKSIAKARGANGTADAHDLEVFKAVVTRVLTKHSSAILMDPEFGLEAIKQRAPKTGVLLAYEKTGYDATLKGRLPDLLPEWSVKRLIDAGADAIKILLYYNPFDAESVNVIKHAFVQRVGAECAAYDVPFFLEPIAYDDEITGAFEFAQAKPRYVKGYMEEFSKPEYYVDILKVEVPVNVTFVEGMKVFGGQKAYSRDEAKEHFREAASLAKKPFIYLSAGVTDEVFRDTLELAAEAGTPFSGVLCGRATWQDAIPVYALEGEAALEAWLEDRGLANVHALNAVLAKGAKPWWDFYGGKENLEIIERVIA is encoded by the coding sequence ATGGCCAAAGTCAAGATCACCAAAGGGAAGTACGAGCGCCTGCTCACCTGCTCCGACGAGAATGGCGTGATCGCCGCCGCCGCGATGGACCAGCGCGGCTCGCTGCAGAAGTCGATCGCCAAGGCTCGCGGCGCGAACGGCACCGCCGACGCCCACGACCTAGAGGTGTTTAAGGCCGTCGTCACCCGCGTGCTCACCAAGCACTCCAGCGCCATCCTGATGGACCCCGAGTTCGGCCTGGAGGCGATCAAGCAGCGCGCGCCGAAGACCGGCGTGCTGCTGGCCTATGAGAAGACCGGCTACGATGCGACCCTGAAGGGCCGCCTGCCCGATCTGCTGCCCGAGTGGAGCGTGAAGCGCCTGATCGACGCTGGCGCGGATGCGATCAAGATCCTGCTGTACTACAACCCGTTCGACGCCGAGAGCGTGAACGTGATCAAGCACGCCTTCGTGCAGCGCGTGGGCGCGGAGTGCGCGGCCTACGATGTGCCGTTCTTCCTTGAGCCGATCGCCTACGACGACGAGATCACCGGCGCGTTCGAGTTCGCCCAGGCCAAGCCCCGCTATGTGAAGGGCTACATGGAGGAGTTCTCGAAGCCCGAGTACTACGTCGACATCCTGAAGGTCGAGGTGCCGGTGAACGTGACCTTCGTCGAGGGCATGAAGGTGTTCGGCGGCCAGAAGGCCTACAGCCGCGACGAGGCCAAGGAGCACTTCCGCGAGGCGGCCAGCCTGGCCAAGAAGCCCTTCATCTACCTGAGCGCGGGCGTCACCGACGAGGTGTTCCGCGACACGCTGGAGCTGGCCGCCGAGGCTGGCACGCCGTTCTCGGGCGTGCTGTGCGGCCGCGCCACCTGGCAGGATGCCATCCCGGTCTACGCCCTGGAGGGCGAGGCTGCGCTGGAGGCCTGGCTTGAGGACCGCGGTCTGGCCAACGTGCACGCGCTGAACGCCGTGCTGGCCAAGGGTGCGAAGCCCTGGTGGGACTTCTACGGCGGCAAGGAGAACCTGGAGATCATCGAGCGCGTGATCGCGTAG
- a CDS encoding DoxX family protein, translating into MQSTSVATAPSAGKIRWAGYVLMALAGLFLLMDGVVKLMQAQVAVEATVALGFSASVLPVLGVLQLACLAIYLFPRTAVLGAVLQTGYLGGAIAIHLRADTGLFSYIFPVLIGLMIWGGIYFREPRLWPLLPLRKVG; encoded by the coding sequence ATGCAGTCGACGTCGGTCGCTACCGCCCCCTCTGCGGGGAAGATTCGCTGGGCTGGCTATGTGCTCATGGCGCTGGCCGGGTTGTTTCTGCTGATGGATGGCGTGGTGAAGCTGATGCAGGCGCAGGTGGCGGTGGAGGCCACCGTGGCGCTGGGCTTCTCGGCCAGCGTGCTGCCGGTGCTGGGCGTGCTGCAGCTGGCTTGCCTAGCGATCTACCTATTCCCCCGCACCGCCGTGCTGGGCGCGGTGCTGCAGACCGGCTACCTGGGCGGCGCGATCGCCATCCACCTGCGTGCCGACACCGGGCTGTTCAGCTACATCTTCCCCGTGCTGATCGGGCTGATGATCTGGGGCGGCATCTACTTCCGCGAGCCGCGCCTGTGGCCGCTGCTGCCTTTGCGGAAGGTAGGCTAG
- a CDS encoding RtcB family protein, with product MKPNQIIAAWKGDKRFTAMATRAAALKKQGVAVEQIQATIAQEFGPPPEIASMREAPQPYRVFGEVGADIEQPAVAQLELALRLPIALGGALMPDGHPGYALPIGGVFAAHRAVAPAMVGVDIGCRMHLTIFDMSPDDLLTNREALFASLREVTSFGAGGNSLRSADHAILEDARWGMTSQTRSLRQKAAQQLGTSGSGNHFAELVVGEAIAPDAGTPAAFCGLLTHSGSRGVGYAIANTYMRLASQETAQRAKVPRMYEWLSLDGEAGQEYWQAMELAGDFARANHEVIHELFARRARLRPLLTAQNHHNFAWREGDAVIHRKGATPAGPGDLGIIPGSMGSASYLVAGLGNPQALASASHGAGRLGSRAQARSRVSLAEARRWMQRHDILVEGLSADEAPHAYKDIERGMQIQVDAGLVRPLARMRPVAVIMAGEDGDD from the coding sequence ATGAAGCCCAACCAGATTATCGCCGCTTGGAAGGGCGACAAGCGCTTCACCGCCATGGCCACCAGGGCGGCGGCGCTGAAGAAGCAGGGCGTAGCCGTGGAGCAGATCCAGGCCACCATCGCCCAAGAGTTCGGCCCGCCGCCCGAGATCGCCAGCATGCGCGAGGCGCCGCAGCCCTACCGTGTGTTCGGCGAGGTGGGCGCGGACATCGAGCAGCCAGCCGTGGCCCAGCTGGAGCTGGCGCTACGCCTGCCCATCGCCCTGGGCGGCGCGCTGATGCCCGACGGCCACCCCGGCTACGCTCTGCCGATCGGCGGGGTGTTCGCCGCACACCGCGCCGTGGCTCCGGCCATGGTGGGCGTGGACATCGGCTGCCGCATGCACCTCACCATCTTCGACATGTCGCCCGACGACCTGCTGACCAACCGCGAGGCCCTGTTCGCCAGCCTGCGCGAGGTTACCAGCTTCGGCGCGGGCGGCAACAGCCTGCGCAGCGCCGACCACGCCATCCTGGAGGATGCGCGCTGGGGTATGACCTCGCAGACCCGCAGCCTGCGCCAGAAGGCCGCCCAGCAGCTGGGCACCAGCGGCAGCGGCAACCACTTTGCTGAGCTGGTGGTGGGCGAGGCCATCGCACCCGACGCGGGCACCCCAGCGGCGTTCTGCGGCCTGCTCACCCACAGCGGCTCGCGCGGGGTGGGCTACGCCATCGCCAACACCTACATGCGGCTGGCCAGCCAGGAGACCGCGCAGCGCGCCAAGGTGCCGCGCATGTACGAGTGGCTAAGCCTGGATGGCGAGGCCGGGCAGGAGTACTGGCAGGCCATGGAGCTAGCGGGCGACTTCGCCAGGGCCAACCACGAGGTCATCCACGAGCTGTTCGCGCGGCGCGCGCGCCTGCGGCCACTGCTAACCGCGCAAAACCACCACAACTTCGCCTGGCGCGAGGGCGACGCGGTGATCCACCGCAAGGGGGCCACGCCCGCTGGCCCCGGCGATCTGGGGATCATCCCCGGTAGCATGGGCAGCGCCTCATACCTGGTGGCCGGGTTAGGCAACCCGCAGGCGCTCGCCAGTGCGTCGCATGGGGCTGGGCGGCTGGGCAGCCGCGCCCAGGCCCGCAGCCGGGTAAGCCTGGCCGAGGCGCGGCGCTGGATGCAGCGGCACGACATCCTCGTCGAGGGCCTGAGCGCCGACGAGGCCCCACACGCCTACAAGGACATCGAGCGGGGGATGCAGATCCAGGTAGACGCCGGGCTGGTGCGCCCGCTGGCGCGCATGCGCCCGGTGGCCGTGATCATGGCGGGCGAGGATGGCGACGACTAG
- a CDS encoding HAD hydrolase-like protein: MKHLILWDIDGTILRSGGVAGESLRAAMTRTFGVITGAPFAYAGMTDRQILFNSYPDHDQAALLDQMPGFIDIYMEELSARREEYARRGGPMPGVREVLQHLQQTPDVLQTLLTGNIKDSARAKLSFFGLDHYLDIEIGAYGSDHHHRPALVPFAVQRAAARYGRTFSGQEIVVIGDTPNDVACGKANGARIIAVATGAFTSQQLREAGADAVLEDLTDTAIAVKIILGE; the protein is encoded by the coding sequence GTGAAACACCTCATCCTCTGGGACATCGACGGCACCATCCTCCGCAGCGGCGGCGTGGCGGGCGAATCGCTGCGCGCGGCCATGACGCGCACCTTTGGCGTGATCACCGGTGCGCCCTTCGCCTACGCTGGCATGACCGACCGCCAGATCCTCTTCAACTCCTACCCCGACCACGACCAGGCCGCGCTGCTTGATCAGATGCCGGGCTTCATCGATATCTACATGGAGGAGCTATCCGCGCGCCGCGAGGAGTATGCGCGGCGCGGCGGGCCGATGCCAGGCGTGCGCGAGGTGCTCCAACACCTGCAGCAGACCCCCGACGTGCTGCAGACTCTGCTCACCGGCAACATCAAGGATAGCGCCCGCGCCAAGCTCTCGTTCTTTGGGCTAGATCACTACCTGGATATCGAGATCGGGGCCTACGGCAGCGACCACCACCACCGCCCGGCGCTCGTACCCTTCGCCGTGCAGCGGGCCGCCGCGCGCTACGGGCGCACCTTCAGCGGACAGGAGATCGTGGTGATCGGCGACACGCCCAACGATGTGGCCTGCGGCAAAGCCAATGGCGCGCGCATCATCGCCGTCGCCACCGGTGCGTTTACCAGCCAGCAGCTTCGCGAGGCTGGGGCCGATGCCGTGCTGGAAGATCTGACCGACACGGCGATCGCAGTCAAGATCATCCTGGGCGAATGA
- the ruvA gene encoding Holliday junction branch migration protein RuvA, with protein sequence MIASVRGALIFLGVDHCVVEMGGMGLQVFAPKTVLANLGQLGDEVRLYTHMHIREDALALYGFATIDQRHLFETLIGVSGIGPKVALSLLSTTTPDELRLAIAGGDTARLARVPGIGKKTAERLVLELKTKVGVKGGPLPAGATPAATSANAELVEMLTSLGFSAAEAAGAVAALPADAPAELEERLRLALRHFGTP encoded by the coding sequence ATGATAGCATCGGTGCGCGGGGCGCTCATCTTTCTCGGCGTCGACCACTGCGTGGTGGAGATGGGCGGCATGGGTCTGCAGGTCTTCGCGCCCAAGACCGTGCTGGCCAACCTGGGCCAGCTGGGCGACGAGGTACGGCTCTACACCCACATGCACATCCGCGAGGATGCGCTGGCGCTGTACGGCTTCGCCACCATCGACCAGCGCCACCTATTCGAGACCCTGATCGGCGTGAGCGGGATCGGCCCCAAGGTGGCGCTGAGCCTGCTCTCCACCACCACCCCCGACGAGCTGCGCCTGGCGATCGCCGGGGGCGACACGGCGCGGCTGGCCAGGGTGCCCGGCATCGGCAAGAAGACCGCCGAGCGGCTGGTGCTAGAGCTGAAGACCAAAGTGGGTGTGAAGGGCGGGCCGCTGCCCGCTGGCGCCACACCCGCCGCCACCAGCGCCAACGCCGAGCTGGTGGAGATGCTCACCAGCCTGGGCTTCAGCGCCGCCGAGGCGGCGGGGGCCGTGGCCGCGCTGCCCGCCGACGCCCCCGCCGAGCTAGAGGAGCGGCTGCGGCTGGCGCTGCGCCACTTCGGCACGCCCTAG
- a CDS encoding protein kinase, which yields MSNLPSRIGNYTLDRRIGKGGSSEVWLARHQSLENRPVAIKLLLSQDQEWIERFTLEAAITSRLRHPNIIQILDHGTQGPHHYTVMEYVNGGSLREAFRQSKKLSLDQAVHIFRCAGAALDFAHTSGVIHRDVSPGNILLESGAKRVLLTDFGIARQSGKAGITTVSAVMGTPGYLSPEHAASATAVTHLSDIYSLGVVLFEMLSGRLPWDHTPGMADGGGGPFTPPKTLADVGVTNLPPGVDRVIQTMMAVDPTKRYPSVQLALEDLEAVLNRHTATTQVISPSDKPSASQGITAIRATIPITPPVELHPVETVLGPDLLKGPIQEARKHADTLSNPQELAELLNAWSEQGRMRRRLLGRQAAMHRITHTNIYFYTLRVLYETRLPPKSSAEPDRKAAQFPLEKELGRWEMSLPAPKGFGPEPGGSVVVPGSVRVVNCGVCSGVARVPCQRCKGKGRITIVREAPVASAATAPKPDAAKPAGPGGAATASATAAPAKTETIIPCPDCTGTGGVKCAACDGVGRMIEQKTVAWSRRTMELNSHDDLPNVDEAWLAKTCTPSEVYHERQVGGFRGAWKSLPAVAGLIKEAEKGVVEDTTKIALTELVVSFIPVAELVFDLGEMQKAAEAPMPKGKEGVTPAQQQIVNTYSLHIYGFQHNIPNDWRFLNWDRVYMWVAIGLAVAVLLLLVVMLVTR from the coding sequence ATGAGCAATCTCCCATCACGTATTGGAAACTACACCCTCGATAGGCGGATCGGCAAAGGCGGATCGAGCGAGGTCTGGCTTGCGCGCCATCAGTCGCTCGAGAATCGGCCCGTCGCCATCAAGCTGCTGCTCTCGCAGGATCAGGAGTGGATCGAGCGATTCACGCTGGAGGCCGCGATCACCAGTCGGCTGCGGCACCCCAACATCATCCAGATCCTCGACCACGGCACGCAAGGCCCGCACCACTACACCGTCATGGAGTATGTCAACGGCGGGTCGCTGCGCGAGGCCTTCCGGCAGAGCAAGAAGCTCTCGCTCGATCAGGCCGTACACATCTTCCGCTGCGCCGGTGCCGCGCTCGACTTCGCGCACACCAGCGGCGTCATCCACCGCGACGTCTCGCCGGGCAATATTCTGCTTGAGTCGGGGGCCAAGCGCGTGCTGCTCACCGACTTCGGGATCGCGCGGCAGTCGGGCAAGGCCGGCATCACCACGGTGAGCGCGGTGATGGGCACGCCGGGCTACCTCTCGCCCGAGCACGCCGCCTCGGCCACGGCGGTCACGCACCTGTCCGACATCTACAGCCTGGGCGTGGTGCTGTTCGAGATGCTCAGCGGGCGGCTGCCCTGGGACCACACGCCCGGCATGGCCGACGGCGGCGGCGGCCCCTTCACCCCGCCCAAAACCCTGGCCGACGTGGGGGTGACCAACCTGCCCCCCGGCGTGGACCGCGTCATCCAGACCATGATGGCGGTGGACCCAACCAAGCGCTACCCCTCGGTGCAGCTGGCGCTAGAGGATCTAGAGGCGGTGCTGAACCGCCACACCGCCACCACCCAGGTGATCAGCCCCAGCGACAAGCCCAGCGCATCGCAGGGCATCACCGCCATCCGGGCCACCATCCCGATCACGCCGCCAGTCGAGCTGCACCCCGTCGAGACCGTGCTTGGCCCCGACCTGCTGAAGGGGCCGATCCAGGAGGCCCGCAAGCACGCCGACACACTCTCGAACCCGCAAGAGCTGGCCGAGCTGCTGAACGCGTGGAGCGAGCAGGGCCGCATGCGGCGCAGGCTGCTGGGCCGCCAGGCCGCCATGCACCGCATCACGCACACCAACATCTACTTCTACACCCTGCGCGTGCTCTACGAGACCCGCCTGCCACCCAAGAGCAGCGCCGAGCCAGATCGCAAGGCTGCCCAGTTCCCGCTGGAAAAAGAGCTGGGCCGCTGGGAGATGAGCTTGCCCGCGCCCAAGGGCTTTGGCCCCGAGCCGGGCGGCAGCGTGGTGGTGCCTGGCTCGGTGCGGGTGGTGAACTGCGGCGTGTGCAGCGGCGTGGCCCGCGTGCCGTGCCAGCGCTGCAAGGGCAAGGGCCGCATCACGATCGTGCGCGAGGCCCCGGTGGCCAGCGCCGCCACCGCGCCCAAGCCCGACGCCGCCAAGCCCGCAGGCCCCGGCGGCGCGGCCACCGCCAGCGCCACCGCAGCCCCGGCCAAGACCGAGACCATCATCCCCTGCCCCGACTGCACCGGCACGGGAGGGGTGAAGTGCGCCGCCTGCGATGGCGTGGGCCGCATGATCGAGCAGAAGACCGTGGCCTGGAGCCGCCGCACCATGGAGCTGAACAGCCACGACGACCTGCCCAATGTAGATGAGGCCTGGCTGGCCAAGACATGCACGCCCAGCGAGGTCTACCACGAGCGGCAGGTGGGCGGCTTCCGCGGCGCGTGGAAGAGCCTGCCCGCCGTGGCTGGCCTGATCAAAGAGGCCGAGAAAGGCGTGGTGGAGGACACCACCAAGATCGCGCTGACCGAGCTGGTGGTGAGCTTCATCCCTGTGGCCGAGCTGGTGTTCGACCTCGGCGAGATGCAGAAGGCCGCCGAGGCCCCCATGCCCAAGGGCAAGGAAGGCGTGACGCCCGCCCAGCAGCAGATCGTCAACACCTACAGCCTGCATATCTACGGCTTCCAGCACAACATCCCCAACGACTGGCGCTTCTTGAACTGGGATCGGGTGTACATGTGGGTTGCCATCGGGCTGGCGGTGGCGGTGCTGCTGCTGCTGGTGGTGATGCTGGTGACACGTTAG
- the ptsP gene encoding phosphoenolpyruvate--protein phosphotransferase yields the protein MPHTLTGVGGAPGVALGPAAHLAAQAAPAAPADASPQAALARFAQGRASAAERLRALAQQFRDGGHEQEAGIFDAQALLVEDDFLSEEVARLVNDEQAPLEQAVRQTTAAMRATLEALDDDYLRERAADMDAVGQEILLAIGGQQAQADIPPGAIILADDLTPTQTAGLRGGSVAGFATAYGGPTGHTAILARSLGIPAAVGLGPGLLGIAPGTPLILDGGAATLIADPTPQQQASYRQRAEELAAAAARQSALRGQPGQLADGTPVALWANIGSPDEARAARASGAEGVGLFRTEFLFLDRASAPSEDEQYHAYRAVLEAMEGGTVVVRTLDIGGDKPLPYLPMPHEENPFLGVRALRLCMAQPLLFHTQLRALLRAAPHGDLWVMLPMVATLDDLRWGKARLRAAAQSLADEGIAHRADLPVGIMIETPAAAVTADILAREAAFFSVGSNDLTQYAMAADRGQSPLAARYTHKSPAVLRLIQLAAQAAHAAGIPIGLCGELAADPEAALALAGLGLDELSMVPAAIPSTKEQLGQATLAQAQQAAQRMLAGEH from the coding sequence ATGCCACACACGCTCACCGGGGTCGGCGGCGCGCCAGGGGTGGCGCTGGGCCCTGCGGCCCACCTGGCCGCCCAGGCCGCGCCCGCCGCGCCCGCCGACGCCAGCCCCCAGGCCGCGCTCGCGCGCTTCGCCCAGGGCCGCGCCAGCGCCGCCGAGCGCCTGCGCGCCCTGGCCCAGCAGTTCCGCGACGGGGGCCACGAGCAGGAGGCGGGCATCTTCGACGCCCAGGCCCTGCTGGTCGAGGACGACTTCCTGAGCGAGGAGGTGGCGCGGCTGGTGAACGACGAGCAGGCACCGCTGGAGCAGGCCGTGCGCCAGACCACCGCCGCCATGCGCGCCACGCTTGAGGCGCTGGACGACGACTACCTGCGCGAGCGCGCCGCCGATATGGACGCGGTGGGCCAAGAGATCCTGCTGGCCATCGGCGGCCAGCAGGCCCAGGCCGACATCCCCCCCGGCGCGATCATCCTGGCCGATGACCTGACCCCGACCCAGACCGCCGGGCTGCGCGGCGGCAGCGTGGCGGGCTTCGCCACCGCCTACGGCGGCCCCACCGGCCATACCGCCATCCTGGCTCGCTCGCTGGGCATCCCGGCGGCGGTGGGCCTTGGGCCAGGGCTGCTGGGCATCGCCCCCGGCACCCCGCTCATCCTCGACGGCGGCGCGGCCACCCTGATCGCCGACCCGACCCCACAGCAGCAGGCCAGCTACCGCCAGCGCGCCGAGGAGCTAGCCGCCGCCGCCGCGCGCCAGAGCGCCCTGCGCGGCCAGCCCGGCCAGCTGGCCGACGGCACGCCCGTGGCGCTGTGGGCCAACATCGGCAGCCCCGACGAGGCCCGGGCCGCCCGCGCCAGCGGGGCCGAGGGCGTGGGCCTGTTCCGCACCGAGTTCCTGTTCCTCGACCGCGCCAGCGCGCCCAGCGAGGACGAGCAGTACCATGCCTACCGCGCGGTGCTCGAAGCCATGGAGGGCGGCACCGTGGTGGTGCGCACGCTCGACATCGGCGGCGACAAGCCCCTGCCCTACCTGCCCATGCCCCACGAGGAAAACCCCTTCCTAGGCGTGCGCGCCCTGCGCCTATGCATGGCCCAGCCGCTGCTGTTCCACACCCAGCTACGCGCCCTGCTGCGCGCCGCGCCCCACGGCGACCTGTGGGTGATGCTGCCCATGGTCGCCACGCTCGACGACCTGCGCTGGGGCAAGGCCCGCCTGCGCGCCGCCGCCCAGAGCCTGGCCGATGAGGGCATCGCCCACCGCGCCGATCTGCCCGTGGGCATCATGATCGAGACCCCCGCCGCCGCCGTCACCGCCGACATCCTGGCCCGCGAGGCCGCCTTCTTCAGCGTCGGCTCGAACGACCTGACCCAGTACGCCATGGCCGCCGATCGCGGGCAGTCGCCGCTGGCTGCCCGCTACACCCACAAGTCCCCCGCCGTGCTGCGCCTCATCCAGCTGGCCGCCCAGGCCGCGCACGCCGCAGGCATCCCCATCGGCCTGTGCGGCGAGCTGGCCGCCGACCCCGAGGCCGCCCTGGCCCTGGCCGGCCTCGGCCTTGACGAGCTGTCCATGGTGCCCGCCGCCATCCCCTCCACCAAGGAGCAGCTGGGGCAGGCCACCCTGGCCCAGGCCCAGCAGGCCGCACAGCGCATGCTCGCTGGCGAGCACTGA
- a CDS encoding HPr family phosphocarrier protein, which produces MKEATVAVAHPVGLHARPAASFVQAARQFTSKITIQNLDRPSTKAVAISAFNLLQIGVKTGHHVVIRAEGDDEDAAVAALVKLIQDNFGE; this is translated from the coding sequence ATGAAAGAAGCAACTGTCGCCGTCGCCCATCCCGTCGGGCTGCACGCCCGCCCTGCCGCCAGCTTCGTGCAGGCCGCCCGCCAGTTTACCAGCAAGATCACCATCCAGAACCTCGACCGCCCCAGCACCAAGGCGGTGGCCATCAGCGCCTTCAACCTGCTGCAGATCGGCGTGAAGACCGGCCACCACGTGGTCATCCGCGCCGAGGGAGACGATGAGGATGCGGCGGTCGCAGCGCTCGTGAAGCTCATCCAGGACAACTTTGGGGAGTAG
- a CDS encoding PTS mannose transporter subunit IID encodes MVSLLIVSHSAKLAEGIQEFVGQATHNQIKIVAAGGRTDGGLGTSVDRILDGLREAESPEGILALVDLSGAVIALETALEMYSGVPVQISDGPIVEGAFLAGVEAASGASLAEAAAAALQGRELVKVQG; translated from the coding sequence ATGGTTAGCCTGCTCATCGTCTCTCATAGCGCCAAGCTTGCTGAGGGTATCCAAGAATTTGTCGGGCAAGCAACACACAACCAGATTAAAATCGTCGCAGCCGGTGGGCGCACTGATGGTGGGCTTGGCACCAGCGTAGACCGCATCCTAGATGGCCTGCGCGAGGCCGAGTCGCCCGAGGGTATCCTGGCCCTAGTCGATCTCTCCGGCGCGGTGATCGCACTTGAGACCGCGCTGGAGATGTACAGCGGCGTGCCGGTGCAGATCAGCGACGGCCCGATCGTCGAGGGCGCGTTTTTGGCCGGGGTGGAGGCCGCCAGCGGCGCGAGCCTAGCCGAGGCCGCCGCCGCCGCGCTGCAGGGCCGCGAGCTTGTGAAAGTGCAGGGGTAA